A genomic stretch from Natronomonas gomsonensis includes:
- a CDS encoding TrkH family potassium uptake protein — translation MAIPLLVSLLYQEWYSALAFLIAAGVTALAGGAAYKLCEDAPEPKRHHAMIVAALGWFVTAAFGALPFIIAAYITPHAVLESFVPAGASYQSSLLNFQNPLHAFFESMSGYTTTGLTMSVHEPSVGHGFLWYRSQMQWVGGAGMIVLSLAILRQPHGTAGISLYQSEARNEKLRPSIVGTARAIWKIYVGITALVAVYLAVATFLVAPGYGIENTIFDAINHAMTGQSTGGFSTLDDSIAGYDSYAMELVHIPAMITGAIAIPVYYGVLSERDFREFTRDPQVRVLFGLFVVGVIGLSAFLARWVGVPYHGDPIGYVGRVATSQAFRDGLFQYISAQTTTGWQTSSIGDWNNGAVMVIVLGAMLLGGSAGATVGGIKILRGYIIARGISWEVSRVFLPGHAIDDLRIGQQTFKADEANDEIRAATTFAFVYLILLALSLFVLLAVLPSDFTLADAIFEVATAQGTVGLSSGITGPSMPVVAEVLFIVQMWMGRLEIIPVLVLINSLLRR, via the coding sequence ATGGCGATACCGCTACTCGTCTCCCTGCTCTATCAAGAGTGGTACAGCGCACTCGCGTTCCTAATTGCTGCAGGGGTTACCGCGCTTGCTGGTGGAGCGGCGTACAAACTCTGTGAAGATGCGCCCGAACCGAAACGCCATCATGCGATGATCGTCGCGGCACTCGGGTGGTTCGTCACGGCGGCCTTCGGTGCTCTCCCGTTCATCATCGCGGCCTACATCACACCACACGCGGTACTGGAATCGTTCGTTCCAGCAGGGGCGAGCTATCAATCGAGTCTGCTCAACTTTCAGAACCCGCTACACGCCTTCTTCGAGAGCATGAGCGGGTATACGACCACCGGCCTCACCATGAGTGTCCACGAGCCATCGGTGGGCCATGGGTTCCTCTGGTATCGCTCACAGATGCAGTGGGTCGGCGGCGCAGGGATGATCGTCCTCTCGTTGGCGATTCTCCGACAGCCACACGGAACGGCCGGCATCTCGCTGTACCAGTCCGAAGCACGAAACGAGAAATTGCGGCCCAGTATCGTGGGCACAGCACGGGCAATTTGGAAGATCTACGTCGGTATCACTGCTCTGGTCGCCGTCTACCTCGCGGTGGCGACGTTCCTCGTCGCGCCAGGCTACGGCATCGAGAATACGATCTTCGATGCAATCAACCACGCCATGACCGGCCAGTCTACCGGCGGTTTCAGCACTCTCGACGATTCTATCGCCGGCTACGACTCGTATGCGATGGAGCTCGTCCACATCCCGGCGATGATTACTGGTGCAATCGCGATTCCGGTCTACTACGGGGTCCTTTCCGAGCGGGATTTCCGGGAGTTCACGCGTGACCCACAGGTCAGAGTGTTGTTCGGGCTGTTCGTCGTCGGTGTAATCGGCCTGTCGGCGTTTCTCGCCCGGTGGGTAGGCGTTCCGTATCACGGTGATCCGATAGGGTACGTCGGACGGGTAGCGACGAGTCAGGCGTTCCGTGACGGGCTCTTCCAGTACATTAGCGCGCAGACGACCACTGGATGGCAGACCTCTTCGATCGGTGACTGGAACAACGGCGCGGTCATGGTCATCGTTCTCGGTGCGATGTTACTCGGTGGCTCCGCCGGGGCGACCGTCGGGGGAATCAAAATCTTGCGTGGCTACATCATCGCTCGTGGGATTAGTTGGGAGGTCTCTCGAGTGTTCCTTCCGGGACACGCTATCGACGACCTCCGAATCGGTCAGCAGACGTTCAAGGCCGACGAGGCAAACGACGAAATTCGCGCGGCGACGACCTTCGCATTCGTATATCTCATATTGTTAGCTCTGTCGCTGTTCGTCCTGTTGGCGGTACTACCCTCGGATTTCACCCTCGCGGATGCAATCTTCGAAGTCGCGACTGCACAGGGTACTGTCGGTCTCTCCTCGGGGATTACCGGCCCGAGTATGCCGGTCGTTGCGGAAGTACTGTTCATCGTTCAGATGTGGATGGGGCGACTCGAAATTATCCCTGTCCTCGTCCTGATTAACAGTCTCCTCAGGAGGTGA
- a CDS encoding potassium channel family protein: MQQPMYVIIIGAGRTGSTVIDLATKDDHEVVVIERDTELAEEVSATYDCLVINADAASKDILLEAGIEEADALISTTESDSVNLMITMFGKQYGVETLVSSINDPAHMELFEDLGVNLVESPHRLNGQYLYRAVQHPAIQDFMPVAGEAEIFEATVDEGAPIDGLSLIDADKEDLLPEETIIVAIVRDDELLIPQGDTGIQAGDTVTVFARNGARSPITGVFTRD, from the coding sequence ATTCAACAACCAATGTACGTAATCATCATCGGCGCAGGCCGTACCGGGAGCACAGTCATCGACCTCGCAACCAAGGACGACCATGAGGTGGTCGTCATCGAACGCGACACGGAACTTGCCGAAGAGGTGAGTGCCACCTACGACTGTCTGGTCATCAACGCGGATGCAGCATCGAAGGACATCCTCCTCGAAGCCGGCATCGAGGAGGCGGATGCCCTCATCTCGACAACGGAGAGCGATTCGGTGAACCTCATGATAACCATGTTCGGGAAGCAATACGGGGTCGAGACGCTCGTCAGTTCGATAAACGACCCCGCACACATGGAACTCTTCGAGGACCTCGGCGTGAATCTCGTCGAGAGTCCCCACCGACTCAACGGCCAATACCTCTATCGTGCCGTCCAACACCCTGCGATTCAGGATTTCATGCCGGTTGCAGGTGAAGCCGAGATCTTCGAAGCCACGGTCGATGAGGGGGCACCAATCGACGGCCTCAGTCTCATCGATGCAGACAAAGAAGACCTGCTACCTGAAGAGACGATTATCGTGGCCATCGTACGGGACGACGAGTTACTTATCCCACAGGGGGACACCGGAATCCAAGCGGGTGATACTGTCACGGTATTTGCCAGAAACGGAGCGAGGAGTCCGATTACGGGAGTATTTACGAGGGACTAA
- a CDS encoding universal stress protein gives MPDTPEEPTVRITAPSRSSGSDDESYLRSGSPIQTPEYIVVVPVTDALLERPGINVRQFLRTAVALAADNDGRVLLVGIETVAGEAVLDTVREHVQTAQPTDGENTAVENIKQRQTQLAEMANVAQELDPDVSVNAVVRAVTDSTRRILDIVDGNNETVVLLLRGTGLDEGWLLNRSTIDALLAESECDVFVENMGTHGGENALYVPDVEEHTVASLAKSESESIESILLPVGTGPHAALAAEAARAVARASGASITVLHVISPTASAETRADGEDLLKFAAYILGSEVAVETELKEASDTTDTIVQEAKTYDFVSIGFPEQKSRLKQLVFGSVQETLSELRGTTVLMSRDSNRTMRSLYYRWKRGITSTEDDGDSRN, from the coding sequence ATGCCGGATACCCCGGAGGAGCCTACCGTTCGAATCACCGCCCCAAGCCGGTCGTCCGGGTCGGATGATGAGTCCTATCTTCGTAGCGGCTCGCCTATTCAGACCCCGGAGTATATCGTCGTGGTTCCCGTTACCGACGCGCTGCTTGAGAGGCCGGGCATCAACGTCCGGCAATTCCTTCGGACAGCGGTTGCCCTTGCGGCGGATAACGACGGTCGGGTGCTCTTAGTTGGGATCGAGACCGTTGCGGGCGAAGCGGTTCTTGACACCGTTCGAGAGCATGTACAGACAGCGCAACCAACCGACGGCGAGAACACGGCAGTCGAGAACATCAAGCAACGACAGACACAGTTGGCAGAGATGGCTAATGTGGCCCAGGAACTCGACCCGGATGTCTCGGTCAATGCAGTCGTCCGGGCCGTAACAGACTCCACTCGAAGGATTCTCGATATCGTCGATGGTAACAATGAGACCGTCGTCTTGCTGTTACGCGGTACTGGACTCGATGAAGGATGGCTACTCAACCGAAGCACGATTGATGCGCTCTTGGCTGAGAGTGAGTGTGACGTATTCGTCGAAAATATGGGCACTCATGGGGGTGAGAACGCGCTGTACGTTCCGGACGTTGAGGAGCATACGGTCGCGTCCCTCGCCAAATCCGAATCGGAGTCGATCGAATCGATACTGCTACCGGTCGGAACTGGTCCACACGCTGCCCTTGCTGCGGAAGCAGCGCGCGCAGTGGCACGCGCCAGTGGTGCATCAATCACCGTGCTCCACGTCATATCGCCGACTGCATCTGCCGAGACGAGAGCCGACGGCGAGGACCTTCTGAAGTTCGCTGCATACATCCTCGGTTCCGAGGTGGCGGTTGAAACTGAACTCAAAGAGGCGTCTGATACGACCGATACGATTGTCCAAGAGGCGAAGACGTATGATTTCGTCTCGATAGGCTTCCCCGAGCAGAAATCCAGGCTGAAACAGTTGGTCTTTGGGTCGGTACAAGAGACGCTTTCAGAGTTACGTGGGACAACGGTACTCATGTCACGTGACTCGAATCGAACGATGCGTTCGCTCTACTATCGATGGAAACGCGGTATCACATCGACAGAGGACGACGGTGACTCCCGAAACTGA
- a CDS encoding TrkH family potassium uptake protein: MRVNTDTVGRDVGRIVQAVSLMMLVSIIVAAVNQEFYAIPAFVVSAIVMAGIGTGLVWRYRDAEPPEKREAMITAATAWAVVGVLGGLPFILIAWTIQFDPFPAWANTPPMDATTAVFLHPLDAVFESMSGFTGTGLTMAAVEEKLPRSLHWWRSFIEWVGGVGVIVLTVAILRRGGGSSGSYTLYESEARSEKIHPSIVTTVQEIWKIFVGLTVGSIVLFLLVGMPLWDAINHGMTGIATGGFSVHADSIGHYNSPRIEYATVPIMVAGSIAFPIHYLIFKGKLRNFYTDLQTRWVFLWFTAGSLALTGILYANGQYATLEETFRVSLFQFVSATSNTGFGSATIGGGTEQVWSAGATLMACLGMLTGAAAGSTVSGIKLIRVITLVKGTVWQIQEVFRPSTAVRYLQIGERKLDEKQAQREYTEATVVFILWITCLVIGIAVLLRVLSPAHPLEYVIFDVMSAQSNVGLDSGITGPEMPDAAKAMLIINMWVGRLEIIPVAVLFGAVFQRLDLYR; this comes from the coding sequence ATGAGAGTAAATACAGATACGGTCGGACGCGACGTTGGACGCATCGTTCAGGCGGTTTCGTTGATGATGCTCGTTTCTATCATCGTAGCAGCCGTCAATCAAGAATTCTACGCCATCCCCGCTTTCGTGGTCTCGGCGATTGTGATGGCGGGAATCGGAACCGGGTTGGTGTGGCGATATCGGGACGCAGAGCCACCGGAGAAACGGGAAGCAATGATTACCGCGGCGACCGCGTGGGCTGTGGTCGGCGTCCTCGGTGGACTACCTTTCATTCTCATCGCGTGGACGATTCAGTTCGACCCGTTTCCCGCCTGGGCGAATACACCCCCGATGGACGCGACGACGGCGGTGTTTCTCCACCCGCTCGATGCGGTGTTCGAGAGCATGAGTGGCTTCACCGGAACCGGGCTGACGATGGCCGCCGTCGAAGAGAAACTCCCACGCTCGCTACACTGGTGGCGGTCGTTCATCGAATGGGTCGGTGGCGTCGGGGTCATCGTCCTCACTGTCGCAATCCTCCGGCGGGGTGGCGGGAGTAGTGGGTCCTATACCCTCTATGAGAGCGAAGCGCGCTCGGAGAAGATTCACCCGAGCATCGTAACGACAGTACAGGAAATCTGGAAGATTTTCGTGGGCCTCACCGTTGGCTCGATCGTCCTGTTTCTCCTCGTCGGGATGCCGTTGTGGGACGCAATCAACCACGGGATGACCGGAATTGCGACGGGCGGGTTCTCCGTCCACGCGGATTCCATCGGACACTACAACAGCCCGCGAATCGAGTATGCGACGGTCCCGATAATGGTTGCAGGAAGTATCGCCTTCCCCATCCACTATCTGATATTCAAAGGGAAGTTGCGGAATTTCTACACCGACTTGCAGACGCGGTGGGTGTTCCTCTGGTTTACCGCCGGGTCGCTCGCACTGACGGGGATTCTGTACGCGAACGGGCAGTACGCGACGCTCGAAGAGACGTTCAGGGTGAGTCTGTTCCAGTTCGTCTCTGCGACATCGAACACCGGCTTCGGGAGCGCGACGATCGGCGGCGGGACCGAACAGGTCTGGAGTGCTGGCGCGACGCTGATGGCGTGTCTGGGCATGCTCACCGGGGCAGCGGCTGGGTCGACGGTGAGTGGAATCAAACTGATTCGAGTGATTACGCTCGTCAAGGGAACGGTCTGGCAGATACAGGAGGTGTTCCGACCCAGCACTGCCGTCCGATATTTGCAGATTGGAGAGCGCAAACTCGACGAGAAACAGGCCCAGCGCGAATACACCGAAGCGACAGTCGTGTTCATCCTCTGGATTACGTGTTTGGTGATTGGCATCGCTGTCCTCCTCCGTGTTCTCTCCCCCGCACACCCGCTGGAATACGTCATCTTCGACGTGATGAGCGCACAGAGTAACGTCGGGTTGGATTCGGGAATTACCGGTCCGGAGATGCCCGATGCGGCAAAGGCGATGTTGATTATCAACATGTGGGTGGGCCGTCTAGAGATTATCCCGGTTGCGGTGCTGTTCGGGGCGGTTTTCCAGCGCCTTGACCTCTACCGTTAG
- a CDS encoding pyridoxamine 5'-phosphate oxidase family protein, with the protein MGTRSDRADDDVGPTLYLESTPLDADEAFCTDVFDDASGEYRVVQFTAAQSFESLREALDVQLERLHDPSEAAVIITTPQADEEATTSEVGAGTPLYGFKVNPHDLTGISVAFSRLIEKWDETEGTVRICLRDIESLLPYHDDDLVYRFLNTVLATLQGAGADVHAHLHPTATDEQTLHMLKSLFTKVIEPGESDETTATAATEPKPEDTEDTPEAEATTTTEMTDAEIDAFLDAAGYGVLAFGSEGPYAVPMSYGYDAERRELYLHMSSFEGSQKQTRLEESKAVSLVVTRYERPDRWRSVVVDGHLKRLSAEEVRDRDVHAVFADSKLASVDVFSPDPSEISFEWYALTPTDMTGRQGAGSL; encoded by the coding sequence GACGATGATGTCGGACCGACCCTGTATCTCGAATCGACACCGCTCGACGCCGACGAGGCGTTCTGTACCGACGTATTCGACGACGCCAGCGGGGAGTACCGAGTCGTCCAGTTCACTGCGGCGCAGTCGTTCGAATCGCTCCGGGAGGCACTCGACGTCCAGTTGGAACGGCTCCACGACCCCTCGGAGGCGGCGGTCATCATCACCACCCCACAGGCCGACGAGGAAGCGACGACCTCTGAAGTCGGAGCGGGGACGCCGCTGTACGGCTTCAAAGTCAACCCGCACGACCTGACGGGGATTTCGGTCGCGTTCTCCCGACTCATCGAGAAGTGGGACGAAACCGAGGGGACAGTGAGAATCTGTCTCCGAGACATCGAATCGCTCCTACCGTATCACGACGACGACCTCGTCTACCGGTTTCTCAACACCGTCCTCGCGACGCTGCAAGGCGCGGGGGCGGATGTCCACGCCCACCTCCACCCGACGGCGACCGACGAGCAGACGCTTCACATGCTGAAATCCCTCTTCACGAAGGTCATCGAACCGGGCGAGTCCGACGAAACGACAGCTACAGCGGCGACCGAACCGAAACCGGAGGACACCGAAGACACCCCGGAGGCGGAGGCGACGACGACGACGGAGATGACCGACGCGGAAATCGATGCGTTCCTCGACGCGGCCGGCTACGGCGTCCTCGCGTTCGGTAGTGAAGGGCCGTATGCCGTCCCGATGTCCTACGGGTACGACGCCGAGCGGCGAGAACTGTACCTCCACATGTCGTCGTTCGAAGGAAGTCAAAAGCAGACTCGACTGGAAGAGTCGAAGGCGGTGTCGCTGGTCGTCACCCGATACGAACGCCCCGACCGCTGGCGGAGTGTCGTCGTCGACGGCCACCTGAAGCGCCTCTCGGCGGAGGAGGTTCGGGACCGCGACGTACACGCCGTCTTCGCCGACAGCAAACTCGCCTCCGTCGACGTGTTCAGCCCCGACCCCTCCGAAATCTCCTTCGAGTGGTACGCCCTCACTCCGACCGACATGACCGGTCGGCAAGGCGCCGGCTCGCTGTGA